A single window of Streptococcus cristatus ATCC 51100 DNA harbors:
- the trpS gene encoding tryptophan--tRNA ligase: MTKPIILTGDRPTGKLHIGHYVGSLRNRVLLQNQNKYDMFVFLADQQALTDHAKDPQTIVESIGNVALDYLAAGLDPKKVTIFIQSQIPELAELSMYYMNLVSLARLERNPTVKTEIAQKGFGESIPTGFLVYPISQAADITAFKANYVPVGNDQKPMIEQTREIVRSFNHAYDCEVLVEPEGIYPENEAAGRLPGLDGNAKMSKSLNNGIYLADDMDTLKKKVMSMYTDPDHIKVEDPGKIEGNMVFHYLDVFGRPEDAAEIAAMKEHYQRGGLGDVKTKRYLLEILERELGPIRERRLEFAKDMGQVYDMLKEGSERARQVAGQTLSEVKNAMGINYFK; the protein is encoded by the coding sequence ATGACAAAACCCATTATTTTAACCGGAGACCGTCCGACTGGAAAATTACATATTGGTCATTATGTAGGAAGCTTACGTAACCGTGTTCTTCTACAAAATCAAAATAAATATGATATGTTTGTTTTTCTGGCGGACCAACAAGCTCTGACAGACCATGCGAAAGATCCACAAACAATTGTAGAATCCATTGGCAATGTAGCCTTAGACTATCTGGCAGCTGGACTGGATCCCAAAAAAGTGACTATTTTTATCCAAAGTCAGATTCCTGAGTTAGCAGAGTTATCAATGTATTACATGAATTTGGTATCTTTAGCTCGATTAGAGCGCAATCCAACTGTCAAGACAGAAATTGCTCAGAAAGGTTTTGGAGAAAGTATCCCAACTGGATTTTTGGTTTATCCTATCTCTCAAGCAGCTGACATTACAGCCTTTAAGGCAAACTATGTACCTGTAGGAAATGACCAAAAACCGATGATTGAGCAGACACGTGAAATTGTTCGTTCCTTCAATCATGCCTATGACTGTGAGGTTTTGGTGGAGCCAGAAGGCATCTATCCAGAAAATGAAGCAGCTGGACGTTTACCAGGGCTTGATGGCAATGCTAAAATGTCAAAATCATTAAACAATGGGATTTATCTAGCGGATGATATGGATACTCTCAAGAAAAAGGTCATGAGCATGTATACCGATCCCGACCACATCAAAGTTGAAGATCCAGGAAAAATCGAAGGTAATATGGTTTTCCATTATCTGGATGTTTTTGGTCGGCCAGAAGATGCTGCTGAAATTGCGGCTATGAAAGAACACTACCAACGCGGTGGTCTGGGTGATGTCAAAACTAAACGCTATCTCTTAGAGATTTTAGAGCGGGAATTAGGACCAATCAGAGAGCGTCGTCTCGAGTTTGCAAAAGACATGGGCCAAGTCTATGACATGCTGAAAGAAGGCAGTGAACGTGCTCGACAAGTTGCTGGACAAACCCTGTCAGAAGTCAAAAATGCAATGGGAATTAATTACTTTAAATAA
- a CDS encoding ATP-binding cassette domain-containing protein, with protein sequence MLTVSDVSLRFSDRKLFDEVNIKFTEGNTYGLIGANGAGKSTFLKILAGDIEPTTGHISLGPDERLSVLRQNHFDYEDERVIDVVIMGNEHLYSIMKEKDAIYMKPDFSDEDGVRAAELEGEFAELGGWEAESEASQLLQNLNIPEDLHYQNMSELSNGDKVKVLLAKALFGKPDVLLLDEPTNGLDIQSITWLEDFLIDFENTVIVVSHDRHFLNKVCTHMADLDFGKIKLYVGNYDFWKESSELAAKLLADRNAKAEEKIKQLQEFVARFSANASKSKQATSRKKMLDKIELEEIVPSSRKYPFISFKAEREIGNDLLTVENLSVKIDGETILDNISFILRPGDKTALIGQNDIQTTALIRALMGDIDYEGTIKWGVTTSRSYLPKDNSRDFAGGESILDWLRQFASKEEDDNTFLRGFLGRMLFSGDEVNKPVNVLSGGEKVRVMLSKLMLLKSNVLVLDDPTNHLDLESISSLNDGLKNFKESIIFASHDHEFIQTLANHIIVLSKNGVIDRIDETYDEFLENQEVQAKVKELWKD encoded by the coding sequence TTGCTTACAGTATCTGATGTATCACTGCGTTTCAGTGATCGAAAATTATTTGATGAAGTAAATATTAAATTTACAGAAGGAAACACCTATGGTTTGATTGGAGCGAATGGTGCGGGTAAGTCTACCTTCTTGAAGATTTTAGCTGGGGATATTGAGCCAACGACAGGCCATATTTCTTTAGGGCCAGATGAGCGACTCTCTGTTTTGCGTCAAAATCACTTTGACTATGAGGATGAGCGGGTCATTGATGTTGTTATCATGGGGAACGAGCACCTTTACAGCATTATGAAAGAGAAAGATGCTATTTATATGAAGCCTGACTTCTCTGACGAGGATGGGGTTCGAGCAGCTGAGCTGGAAGGAGAATTTGCTGAGTTGGGTGGCTGGGAAGCTGAAAGTGAAGCATCTCAATTGCTACAAAACCTCAATATTCCAGAAGACTTACATTATCAAAATATGAGTGAATTGTCGAATGGCGACAAGGTTAAGGTCCTTCTTGCAAAGGCTCTTTTTGGCAAGCCAGATGTTTTGCTTCTGGACGAGCCGACCAATGGTTTGGATATCCAGTCTATCACTTGGTTGGAAGATTTCTTGATTGATTTTGAGAATACGGTTATTGTCGTATCCCACGACCGTCACTTCTTAAATAAAGTTTGTACGCATATGGCTGACCTTGATTTTGGTAAGATAAAACTGTATGTCGGAAACTATGATTTCTGGAAAGAATCAAGTGAATTGGCAGCTAAGTTGCTCGCTGACCGAAATGCTAAGGCGGAAGAAAAAATCAAGCAATTGCAAGAGTTTGTGGCTCGCTTCTCTGCCAATGCTTCTAAGTCTAAACAGGCAACATCTCGTAAAAAGATGCTGGATAAGATTGAATTGGAAGAAATTGTTCCGTCAAGTCGAAAATATCCATTTATTAGCTTTAAAGCAGAACGGGAAATTGGGAATGATCTCTTGACAGTAGAAAATCTTTCTGTCAAGATTGATGGCGAAACCATTCTTGACAATATCAGCTTTATCCTTCGTCCTGGCGATAAGACGGCTTTGATTGGACAAAATGATATTCAGACAACTGCCTTGATTCGTGCCTTGATGGGAGATATTGACTATGAGGGGACCATCAAATGGGGTGTCACAACCAGTCGTTCTTATTTGCCAAAAGATAATTCTCGTGACTTTGCTGGTGGTGAATCTATTCTTGACTGGCTTCGTCAATTTGCTAGTAAAGAAGAAGACGATAATACCTTCCTTCGAGGTTTCTTAGGTAGGATGCTTTTCTCTGGCGATGAGGTTAACAAGCCTGTCAACGTCTTGTCAGGTGGAGAAAAAGTTCGGGTTATGTTGTCTAAACTGATGCTTCTCAAGTCAAATGTTTTGGTTTTGGACGATCCTACTAATCACTTGGATTTGGAATCTATTTCTAGTCTTAATGATGGTTTGAAGAACTTTAAGGAGTCGATCATCTTTGCTAGCCATGACCATGAGTTTATTCAAACCTTGGCCAATCATATCATTGTTCTCTCAAAAAATGGTGTGATTGACCGCATTGACGAGACATATGATGAATTTTTGGAAAATCAAGAAGTTCAGGCAAAAGTCAAAGAACTTTGGAAAGATTAA
- a CDS encoding YfhO family protein: MEKIRYFFKKNWLYLASFILPFLIMFFIYLSQGIYWGSDTSPLLGDGFHQYVVFDTTLRNILHGTDSLFYTFSSGLGQNFYALSSYYLGSFLSPFVYFFDLKSMPDAVYLFTLIKFGLIGLTTCISIKGIFKKIPETLILILSTSFALMSFSVSQLEIKTWLDVFIVVPLIIFGLHKLMNEQGRVLYFTSLSILFVQNYYFGYMMALFLVLWYLVQLSWDFKARIRSLPDFAIVSILAGLTSLIMILPTYLDLSSHGETLTKVEDLFTEKSWYLDVFAKNFVGSFDTTKYGSIPMIYVGLFPLILSILFFTIKSIKLRVKLAYIFLISIFIVSFRLQYLDLLWQGMHAPNMFLHRYSWLFSLLIILMAAETLNRLEEVKWRQVFLSFLLISFGFLATLHYRKHYDFLGPENYIFTLEFFLAYLLISFAFIRCHVRQSMFTLSLLFFVIFELTLNAYYQVDGIAKEWVFASRSSYSKKMDEIDNLVKYSKRENRDFFRTERLDPQTGNDSMKFNYNGISQFSSVRNTQASSTLDKLGFKSAGTNLNLRYQNNSILMDSLFTVKYNLSETDPQKFGFSAEKTEGSMTLYENNYALGLAFLTNDIYKDVKFTNLTLDNQTAFLNQLSGLNHKYYERISIAANEEETEGKVTASIENDAQLSYASVTYTIEVPAGSQVYVNLADLDFSNDNQTDVNITVNGITNRYLTHNVFPFLNIGYFKEAQTVSIQFSFPENRNVSFNQPEFFSVDVNKYQQLISKLKEQEVSVTTKSNTVTVDYHADRDSSLFFTIPYDKGWTASVDGKKVPLKRAQNGFMKLDVSRGAGRVTLSFVPRGLKEGTAAFILGIVLFFFYDRVRFKWIKKHRDSSA, encoded by the coding sequence ATGGAAAAAATCAGATATTTTTTTAAGAAAAATTGGCTTTATTTAGCTTCCTTCATCTTACCTTTTCTCATTATGTTTTTTATTTATCTGAGTCAAGGTATCTACTGGGGTAGCGATACTTCTCCGCTTCTTGGAGACGGCTTCCATCAATATGTCGTATTTGATACGACTTTGAGAAATATTCTTCACGGAACGGATAGTCTTTTTTACACGTTTTCAAGTGGATTGGGACAGAATTTCTATGCCCTATCTAGCTATTATCTAGGAAGTTTCCTTTCCCCCTTCGTCTACTTTTTCGATTTAAAATCAATGCCGGATGCAGTTTACTTGTTTACTCTTATTAAGTTTGGCTTGATTGGGTTGACAACTTGTATTAGCATTAAAGGGATCTTTAAAAAAATTCCAGAAACACTAATCTTGATTCTGTCAACTTCGTTTGCTTTGATGAGTTTCTCAGTTAGTCAACTTGAAATAAAAACTTGGTTAGATGTATTTATAGTAGTCCCCCTTATCATCTTTGGTTTACACAAGTTGATGAATGAGCAAGGGAGAGTTTTATACTTTACAAGCTTGTCAATTCTCTTTGTCCAAAATTATTATTTTGGTTACATGATGGCCTTGTTTTTAGTCCTTTGGTACCTCGTTCAGCTTTCTTGGGATTTTAAGGCCAGGATTCGGTCTCTCCCTGATTTTGCTATCGTGTCAATATTAGCAGGCCTTACTAGTTTAATTATGATTTTGCCGACTTATCTAGATCTGAGTTCACATGGTGAGACCTTGACAAAGGTCGAAGACTTATTTACTGAAAAAAGTTGGTACTTGGATGTTTTTGCTAAAAATTTTGTAGGAAGTTTTGATACGACTAAGTATGGATCCATTCCTATGATTTATGTTGGTCTATTTCCTCTTATTTTAAGTATCTTATTTTTCACGATAAAAAGTATTAAGCTTCGCGTGAAACTGGCCTACATTTTCTTGATTAGCATTTTTATAGTGAGTTTTCGACTGCAGTATCTGGATTTGCTTTGGCAAGGAATGCATGCGCCAAATATGTTTTTGCATCGCTATTCTTGGCTCTTTTCTCTTCTTATCATTTTGATGGCTGCAGAAACGCTCAATCGTTTGGAGGAAGTTAAATGGCGACAAGTATTCCTTAGCTTTCTGCTCATTTCTTTTGGTTTTCTAGCCACTTTGCATTATAGAAAACACTATGATTTTCTTGGTCCCGAAAATTACATTTTTACTTTAGAGTTCTTCCTTGCCTATCTCTTAATCAGCTTCGCTTTTATTCGTTGTCATGTTAGGCAGAGTATGTTTACACTATCTTTACTATTTTTTGTGATTTTTGAGCTTACCTTAAACGCTTATTATCAGGTTGATGGAATTGCTAAAGAATGGGTCTTTGCAAGTCGTTCGTCCTATTCGAAAAAAATGGATGAAATTGACAATCTTGTCAAGTATAGTAAGAGGGAAAATAGAGATTTTTTTCGAACAGAGAGGCTTGATCCTCAGACTGGGAATGACAGTATGAAATTTAATTATAATGGAATTTCTCAATTTTCATCAGTTAGAAATACGCAAGCAAGCTCGACTTTAGATAAATTAGGTTTTAAATCGGCAGGAACTAATCTTAATCTTCGCTATCAAAATAATAGCATTTTGATGGATAGCCTTTTTACTGTAAAGTATAACTTGTCTGAAACAGATCCGCAGAAATTTGGTTTTTCTGCAGAGAAGACTGAGGGGTCAATGACATTGTATGAAAATAATTATGCTTTGGGCTTGGCTTTCTTAACCAATGATATTTACAAAGATGTCAAGTTCACTAATTTAACACTTGACAATCAGACAGCCTTTTTAAATCAATTATCGGGTTTGAATCATAAATATTATGAGCGAATTTCTATAGCTGCTAATGAGGAAGAAACTGAAGGGAAAGTAACTGCAAGCATCGAAAATGACGCTCAATTAAGCTATGCTAGCGTCACTTACACAATTGAGGTGCCTGCAGGTAGTCAAGTCTATGTCAACCTTGCAGATCTTGATTTTTCAAACGATAATCAGACGGATGTCAATATCACTGTAAATGGAATCACGAATCGTTATCTGACCCATAATGTTTTTCCATTTTTGAATATTGGTTACTTTAAGGAAGCACAGACGGTTTCTATTCAATTTTCTTTTCCAGAGAATCGAAATGTTTCTTTTAACCAACCAGAGTTCTTCTCTGTGGATGTAAATAAATATCAGCAACTCATAAGTAAATTGAAAGAACAAGAGGTTTCTGTGACGACAAAATCCAATACGGTAACGGTTGATTATCATGCGGATAGAGATAGTTCTCTCTTTTTCACCATTCCTTATGATAAGGGCTGGACAGCTAGTGTAGATGGCAAGAAGGTACCGTTAAAACGTGCGCAGAATGGTTTTATGAAACTTGATGTGAGCAGAGGAGCAGGCAGAGTTACCTTATCATTTGTTCCAAGAGGATTAAAGGAAGGAACTGCAGCTTTTATTTTAGGAATAGTTTTATTTTTCTTCTATGATAGGGTTCGATTTAAATGGATCAAAAAACATAGGGATAGTTCAGCATAA
- a CDS encoding LysM peptidoglycan-binding domain-containing protein → MNLYFKNRMMKAGLFSLMAGAAALLPIVANAESYTVNSGDTLSAIAASHQTTVDKIAQKNKISNINLISVGQVLELDDDVSEQMTVEKSDKAEQSTVNPSSGLSAEDAEAKEWIAQKESSGSYTAQNGQYYGRYQLTITYLNGDLSPENQEKTADAYVAGRYGSWSAAKNFWLANGWY, encoded by the coding sequence ATGAATTTGTATTTTAAAAATAGAATGATGAAAGCAGGCTTGTTCAGTTTGATGGCAGGAGCTGCTGCTTTGCTTCCGATTGTAGCCAATGCAGAAAGTTATACTGTCAATTCAGGTGACACCTTGTCCGCGATTGCTGCTTCTCATCAGACGACTGTTGACAAGATTGCGCAAAAAAACAAGATTAGCAATATCAATCTGATTAGTGTTGGCCAGGTTTTAGAACTGGACGATGATGTATCTGAGCAAATGACTGTTGAAAAATCAGATAAGGCTGAGCAATCTACTGTAAACCCAAGTTCTGGCTTGAGTGCTGAGGATGCAGAGGCTAAGGAGTGGATTGCTCAAAAAGAATCCAGCGGCAGTTATACAGCGCAAAATGGGCAATACTATGGTCGCTATCAGTTGACCATCACCTATCTAAATGGAGATTTATCACCAGAAAATCAAGAGAAGACAGCGGATGCTTATGTAGCAGGTCGCTATGGCTCATGGTCGGCTGCTAAAAATTTCTGGTTAGCAAATGGCTGGTATTAA
- the mnmA gene encoding tRNA 2-thiouridine(34) synthase MnmA, which translates to MSDNSKTRVVVGMSGGVDSSVTALLLKEQGYDVIGIFMKNWDDTDEFGVCTATEDYKDVAAVADQIGIPYYSVNFEKEYWDRVFEYFLAEYRAGRTPNPDVMCNKEIKFKAFLDYALTLGADYVATGHYAQVKRDQDGLVHILRGKDNNKDQTYFLSQLSQEQLQKTMFPLGHLEKPEVRAIAERAGLATAKKKDSTGICFIGEKNFKEFLSQYLPAQPGRMMTMDGRDMGQHEGLMYYTIGQRGGLGIGGQQGGDNEPWFVVGKDLSQNILYVGQGFYHDHLMSTSLDASQVHFTKEMPEEFTMECTAKFRYRQPDSKVTVTVKGDKAVVNFDQPQRAVTPGQAVVFYDGEECLGGGLIDRAYKNGQVLQYI; encoded by the coding sequence ATGAGTGATAACTCTAAGACTCGTGTCGTCGTTGGTATGAGCGGAGGTGTCGATTCATCAGTAACTGCTTTACTCTTGAAAGAGCAAGGTTACGATGTGATTGGCATCTTCATGAAAAACTGGGACGACACAGATGAATTTGGTGTCTGCACGGCCACAGAAGACTACAAGGATGTAGCAGCTGTGGCAGATCAGATTGGCATTCCTTACTACTCTGTCAACTTTGAGAAAGAGTACTGGGATCGCGTTTTTGAATACTTCTTGGCGGAATACCGAGCTGGTCGGACTCCGAACCCAGATGTCATGTGTAACAAGGAAATCAAGTTTAAAGCCTTCCTTGACTATGCATTGACACTGGGGGCAGATTACGTTGCAACGGGTCACTATGCTCAGGTGAAGAGAGACCAAGATGGCTTGGTTCACATTCTGCGTGGCAAGGATAACAATAAGGATCAGACTTATTTCTTGAGCCAGCTATCACAGGAACAATTACAAAAGACCATGTTTCCTCTGGGGCATTTAGAAAAGCCAGAAGTTCGAGCAATTGCTGAAAGAGCTGGCTTAGCCACTGCTAAGAAAAAAGACTCAACTGGTATTTGCTTCATTGGTGAGAAGAATTTTAAAGAATTTCTGAGTCAATATTTACCAGCCCAGCCTGGTCGCATGATGACAATGGATGGACGAGATATGGGTCAGCATGAAGGACTAATGTACTATACCATTGGCCAGCGAGGTGGTCTTGGAATTGGTGGCCAGCAGGGCGGTGACAACGAGCCTTGGTTTGTGGTCGGAAAAGACCTTAGCCAAAATATTCTTTATGTTGGTCAAGGATTCTATCATGACCATTTAATGTCAACCAGCCTTGACGCTAGTCAGGTTCATTTCACGAAAGAAATGCCGGAAGAATTTACTATGGAATGTACAGCTAAGTTCCGTTATCGTCAGCCTGATTCCAAGGTGACAGTTACTGTAAAGGGTGACAAGGCTGTTGTCAACTTCGATCAACCACAAAGGGCAGTTACTCCAGGCCAAGCAGTCGTTTTCTATGATGGAGAAGAGTGTTTAGGTGGTGGCTTGATTGACAGAGCTTATAAGAATGGTCAAGTCTTGCAGTACATTTAA
- a CDS encoding SseB family protein, whose amino-acid sequence MFQFFKKKTDKKDRLETLSDYKKQYLHEKTTESIEALFKVLKQSKVWVPFNAYLIDESEGQEGVRLKPDILQKGDDYFYPCFSNEQEIPKEYYDRFSWLQLPVTDCLFAVEGRGRFPLRGIVLDAFSESVEIDKEAFEAIRQS is encoded by the coding sequence ATGTTTCAATTTTTTAAGAAAAAGACTGATAAGAAGGACAGACTTGAAACTCTTTCTGACTACAAGAAGCAGTATTTGCATGAGAAAACGACAGAATCTATAGAGGCATTATTTAAGGTATTAAAGCAATCTAAGGTTTGGGTTCCCTTCAATGCTTATCTGATAGATGAAAGTGAAGGTCAAGAAGGTGTTCGCCTAAAACCCGATATTCTGCAAAAGGGAGATGATTATTTCTATCCCTGTTTCTCAAACGAGCAAGAGATTCCAAAAGAATACTATGATCGCTTTTCTTGGTTGCAACTGCCTGTCACAGATTGTTTGTTTGCAGTTGAAGGCAGAGGGAGATTTCCATTAAGAGGGATTGTTCTAGACGCATTCTCTGAATCTGTCGAGATTGATAAAGAAGCTTTTGAAGCGATTCGCCAATCTTAG
- the mnmG gene encoding tRNA uridine-5-carboxymethylaminomethyl(34) synthesis enzyme MnmG, whose amino-acid sequence MTHNFTESYDVIVIGAGHAGVEASLAASRMGCKVLLATINIEMLAFMPCNPSIGGSAKGIVVREVDALGGEMAKNIDKSYIQMKMLNTGKGPAVRALRAQADKELYSKEMRKTVENQENLTLRQTMINEILVEDGKVIGVKTATQQEYAAKAVIVTTGTALRGEIIIGDLKYSSGPNHSLAAIPLADNLRDLGFEIGRFKTGTPPRVKASSINYDVTEIQPGDEKANHFSYTSRDEDYVKDQVPCWLTYTNAESHEIIQNNLHRAPMFSGIVKGVGPRYCPSIEDKIVRFADKERHQLFLEPEGRDTEEVYVQGLSTSLPEDVQKDLVHSIKGLENAEMMRTGYAIEYDMIMPHQLRATLETKKISGLFTAGQTNGTSGYEEAAGQGIIAGINAALKIQGKPELILKRSDGYIGVMIDDLVTKGTVEPYRLLTSRAEYRLILRHDNADMRLTEIGRKIGLVDDERWSRFEIKKNQFDNEMKRLESIKLKPVKETNAKIEALGFKALTDAVTAKEFMRRPEVSYQDVVQFIGPAAEELDEKIIELIETEIKYEGYISKALDQVEKMKRMEEKRIPANIDWDDIDSIATEARQKFKKINPETIGQASRISGVNPADISILMVYLEGKSRSISKNKAKS is encoded by the coding sequence ATGACACACAATTTTACTGAAAGTTATGATGTTATCGTGATTGGAGCGGGGCACGCTGGGGTAGAAGCTTCTCTGGCCGCCAGTCGCATGGGATGTAAAGTTCTGCTAGCAACTATCAATATTGAGATGCTGGCTTTTATGCCTTGTAATCCATCTATTGGAGGGTCTGCAAAAGGCATTGTTGTCCGTGAAGTAGATGCTTTGGGCGGGGAGATGGCTAAGAATATCGATAAGAGCTATATCCAGATGAAAATGCTCAACACGGGTAAGGGACCTGCAGTTCGGGCTCTTCGGGCGCAGGCAGATAAAGAGCTTTATTCCAAAGAAATGCGGAAGACTGTTGAAAATCAAGAAAATCTGACTCTGCGGCAAACCATGATTAATGAAATCTTGGTAGAAGATGGTAAGGTCATTGGGGTTAAAACAGCGACGCAACAGGAGTATGCGGCTAAAGCCGTCATTGTTACGACTGGAACAGCCTTGCGGGGAGAGATTATTATTGGTGATCTCAAGTATTCATCTGGTCCAAACCATAGTCTGGCAGCCATTCCTTTGGCAGATAATCTACGTGACCTAGGATTTGAAATTGGTCGTTTTAAAACTGGAACTCCTCCACGTGTTAAGGCGTCATCTATCAATTATGACGTGACCGAGATTCAGCCAGGTGATGAAAAAGCCAATCATTTCTCTTACACGTCTCGTGATGAAGACTATGTGAAAGATCAAGTGCCTTGCTGGTTGACTTATACCAATGCAGAAAGTCATGAAATTATCCAAAATAACCTGCATCGTGCTCCTATGTTTTCAGGTATCGTTAAGGGTGTGGGCCCTCGCTATTGTCCATCTATTGAGGATAAGATCGTCCGTTTTGCGGATAAGGAACGCCACCAGCTTTTCTTAGAGCCTGAGGGTCGTGATACGGAAGAAGTTTATGTGCAGGGGCTGTCAACTAGTCTGCCAGAAGATGTACAGAAGGACTTGGTTCACTCTATCAAAGGTTTAGAAAATGCTGAGATGATGCGGACAGGCTATGCCATTGAGTACGATATGATTATGCCTCACCAGTTGCGGGCAACCTTGGAAACTAAGAAAATTTCAGGGCTCTTTACAGCAGGTCAGACCAATGGGACTTCTGGTTATGAAGAAGCCGCTGGTCAAGGGATTATTGCTGGGATTAATGCGGCCTTGAAGATCCAAGGTAAGCCAGAGTTGATCTTGAAGCGTAGTGATGGTTACATTGGAGTCATGATTGATGATTTGGTGACTAAGGGGACTGTAGAACCTTATCGCCTCTTGACTAGCCGAGCGGAGTACCGTTTGATTCTCCGCCATGACAATGCTGATATGCGTTTGACAGAGATTGGCCGAAAAATTGGTTTGGTAGATGATGAGCGCTGGTCTCGTTTCGAGATTAAAAAGAATCAATTTGACAATGAAATGAAGCGCTTGGAATCCATCAAGTTGAAACCTGTTAAGGAAACCAATGCTAAGATAGAGGCGCTTGGCTTTAAAGCTCTGACAGATGCGGTAACTGCCAAAGAATTTATGCGGCGACCGGAAGTGTCTTATCAAGATGTGGTTCAATTCATTGGTCCAGCGGCAGAAGAGTTGGATGAAAAGATTATCGAGCTAATTGAGACAGAGATTAAGTACGAAGGCTATATTTCTAAAGCTCTTGATCAGGTTGAGAAGATGAAACGCATGGAAGAGAAGCGGATTCCAGCCAATATTGACTGGGATGATATTGACTCGATTGCGACAGAGGCGCGTCAGAAGTTCAAGAAAATCAATCCAGAAACGATTGGTCAGGCAAGTCGTATTTCTGGTGTCAATCCAGCAGATATTTCTATTTTGATGGTTTACTTAGAAGGCAAGTCTAGAAGCATTTCTAAAAACAAAGCAAAATCATAG